In a single window of the Tellurirhabdus bombi genome:
- the gatB gene encoding Asp-tRNA(Asn)/Glu-tRNA(Gln) amidotransferase subunit GatB: protein MVSEEKTVSPDVMARYEMVIGLEVHCQLLTQTKIFAPDSNQFGSEPNTNISVITLGHPGTLPKLNRRAVEYAVRMGLACNSAITRYNIFARKNYFYPDLPKGYQLSQDKTPICVGGAIPVKYKDASGQLVEGAVQLHHIHLEEDAGKSIHEAGEWDTLLDYNRAGTPLIEMVTDPCLGSAEETAAYLTEVRRLVRYLDICDGNMEEGSLRCDVNLSVRLKGASALGTKVEVKNMNSIRNIQRAIEFEFRRQVECVERGEPILQETRMFDVANGQTYAMRTKETMNDYRYFPDPDLSPVIVSEEWLEEISAAMPELPKARYERLLNQYGLPEYDAALLSDTKELVDYYEAVCQHTSNFKAVSNWIMGPVKAQLTEKIARSGQFPISVTTLAALINLVDSGKVSFSTASQRIFPVLLEEPGKTPEQVAQEQNLLQNSNTNDLQALVDEVLNSLPGKVKEYKNGKKGLLGMFVGEVMKKSKGSADPRLTNELVTKTLALL, encoded by the coding sequence ATGGTATCCGAAGAAAAAACGGTATCACCCGACGTAATGGCTCGCTACGAGATGGTTATTGGTCTCGAAGTGCACTGCCAGCTATTGACCCAGACCAAGATTTTTGCGCCCGATTCCAATCAGTTTGGGAGTGAGCCCAATACAAATATTAGCGTCATTACGCTTGGGCACCCCGGTACATTGCCAAAACTGAACCGCCGCGCCGTTGAATACGCGGTGCGGATGGGACTCGCCTGTAATTCAGCCATTACGCGGTACAATATTTTTGCCCGAAAAAATTACTTCTACCCAGATCTTCCTAAAGGCTATCAGCTTTCGCAGGACAAAACACCCATTTGCGTTGGCGGAGCTATTCCTGTTAAATACAAAGACGCGTCTGGACAACTGGTAGAAGGCGCCGTTCAACTGCACCACATTCACCTGGAAGAAGATGCCGGAAAATCCATTCACGAAGCGGGTGAATGGGACACCCTCCTGGACTACAACCGAGCTGGTACGCCTCTCATCGAAATGGTGACTGACCCTTGCCTGGGCAGTGCCGAAGAAACCGCTGCGTATTTGACCGAAGTACGGCGACTGGTTCGCTACCTGGATATTTGCGACGGTAACATGGAGGAAGGCTCTCTGCGCTGTGACGTCAATTTATCGGTCCGTTTAAAAGGAGCAAGCGCGCTGGGTACCAAAGTCGAGGTGAAGAACATGAATTCAATCCGCAACATCCAGCGGGCCATTGAATTTGAATTCCGTCGGCAGGTAGAATGCGTTGAACGGGGTGAGCCGATTTTACAGGAAACCCGCATGTTCGATGTCGCCAATGGCCAGACCTACGCCATGCGTACAAAAGAAACCATGAACGATTACCGCTATTTTCCGGACCCCGATCTTAGTCCGGTAATCGTGTCGGAAGAATGGCTGGAAGAAATCAGCGCGGCGATGCCTGAGCTTCCTAAAGCAAGGTACGAAAGACTGCTAAATCAGTATGGCCTGCCTGAATACGATGCGGCCTTGTTGTCTGATACGAAAGAGTTGGTGGATTATTACGAAGCCGTTTGCCAGCACACCTCTAATTTCAAAGCGGTTTCTAACTGGATTATGGGCCCAGTGAAAGCCCAGCTAACCGAAAAAATAGCCCGTTCGGGGCAGTTTCCGATTTCGGTGACCACCCTGGCGGCGTTAATCAATCTGGTCGATTCAGGAAAAGTGAGTTTTTCGACGGCGAGCCAACGCATTTTTCCAGTCTTATTGGAAGAGCCGGGAAAAACGCCTGAACAAGTTGCCCAAGAGCAGAATTTACTGCAAAACAGCAATACAAACGATTTGCAAGCGTTGGTAGATGAGGTACTTAATTCGCTCCCTGGCAAGGTTAAGGAATATAAGAATGGGAAAAAAGGGTTGCTAGGCATGTTTGTCGGAGAGGTCATGAAAAAGTCGAAAGGCAGCGCTGATCCGCGTCTAACCAATGAATTGGTAACCAAAACCCTAGCCTTACTCTAA
- the glpK gene encoding glycerol kinase GlpK: MPSYIAAIDQGTTSTRCIIFDRQGTIVSVGQKEHTQIYPQPGWVEHDPEEIWRNTLEVIAIARIKATIQSSDIAAVGITNQRETTVVWNRRTGKPYYNAIVWQDTRTGELVNQFAHEGGITGLGQDRFRAKTGLPLATYFSGLKLRWILDNVPGVREDAEKGEALFGNMDTFLIWHLTGGPSHGGPSHGGPSHGGLHITDVTNASRTQLMNLETLAWDDELLHVFGVPKAMLPEIRPSSEVYGTVKSEVLPGVPIAGILGDQQAALVGQTCYESGMAKNTYGTGCFLLMNTGTELRHSTCGLLTTVAYQFKNQPVHYALEGSVAITGALVQWLRDNLGLIKHSSDIDALAQTVTDNGGAYFVPAFSGLYAPYWKADARGIIAGLTRYVNKGHIARAVLEATAYQTLDVVRAMEEDAGIQLKSLRVDGGMTVNNLLMQFQADMLGVSVICPKIAETTALGAAYAAGLAVGYWNGFDDLRQNWGVDRVFEPTMNLEEKDRLYQGWKKAVVRSFAWED, from the coding sequence ATGCCTTCTTATATCGCTGCCATTGATCAGGGAACAACCAGTACGCGCTGCATTATTTTCGACCGTCAAGGGACCATTGTATCGGTGGGCCAGAAGGAACACACCCAGATTTATCCGCAACCTGGCTGGGTGGAGCACGATCCGGAAGAAATCTGGCGAAACACGCTGGAAGTGATCGCTATTGCCCGAATTAAAGCGACGATCCAAAGCAGTGACATCGCGGCGGTGGGAATTACCAATCAACGTGAAACAACCGTTGTCTGGAACCGCCGGACTGGTAAGCCTTACTACAACGCCATTGTCTGGCAGGATACGCGAACGGGCGAGCTGGTCAACCAGTTTGCCCATGAAGGTGGCATCACCGGCTTGGGTCAGGACCGGTTTCGGGCGAAAACGGGCTTGCCGTTGGCTACCTACTTTAGCGGGCTAAAACTTCGGTGGATCCTGGATAACGTACCCGGCGTTCGGGAGGATGCGGAGAAAGGAGAGGCTTTGTTTGGCAACATGGATACCTTTCTGATTTGGCACCTGACGGGTGGTCCGTCACACGGCGGTCCGTCGCACGGTGGCCCGTCACACGGCGGTTTGCACATCACCGATGTGACGAATGCCAGCCGGACGCAGCTGATGAACCTGGAAACGCTCGCCTGGGACGATGAGCTGCTGCACGTGTTTGGGGTACCCAAAGCCATGTTACCCGAAATCCGGCCTAGCAGTGAAGTTTACGGAACGGTAAAATCCGAAGTATTACCCGGGGTCCCCATTGCCGGTATTTTAGGCGATCAGCAGGCAGCGCTGGTCGGGCAAACCTGCTACGAATCCGGAATGGCCAAAAACACTTACGGAACCGGTTGCTTTCTGCTCATGAACACCGGAACCGAACTGCGCCACTCGACTTGTGGACTGTTAACCACTGTCGCCTATCAGTTCAAAAATCAGCCAGTTCATTATGCGCTCGAAGGAAGCGTAGCCATTACGGGCGCATTGGTGCAATGGTTACGGGATAATTTAGGCCTAATCAAGCATAGTTCGGATATCGATGCGCTGGCCCAGACGGTAACTGATAACGGCGGGGCTTACTTTGTGCCCGCTTTTTCGGGTTTGTATGCGCCATACTGGAAAGCCGATGCGCGTGGTATAATTGCTGGCCTGACGCGCTATGTCAACAAAGGACACATTGCCCGGGCGGTTCTGGAAGCCACTGCCTACCAAACGCTGGACGTGGTGCGGGCGATGGAGGAGGACGCGGGCATTCAGTTGAAATCCCTGCGCGTCGATGGCGGAATGACCGTCAATAACCTGCTCATGCAGTTTCAGGCGGATATGCTGGGTGTCTCCGTCATTTGTCCAAAAATTGCTGAAACTACTGCCTTAGGAGCTGCCTACGCCGCTGGGCTGGCCGTAGGCTATTGGAATGGTTTCGATGATTTGCGGCAGAATTGGGGCGTTGACCGCGTGTTTGAGCCCACTATGAATCTGGAAGAAAAGGACCGATTATACCAGGGTTGGAAAAAAGCCGTGGTACGTTCATTTGCCTGGGAAGACTAG
- the purB gene encoding adenylosuccinate lyase has translation MQLSALTALSPIDGRYRAQIESLAPYFSEWGLIRYRIQIEIEYFIELCEIPLPQLKGIDHAIFPTLRGLYENFSENDALRIKEIERVTNHDVKAVEYFIKEKLADLNISEYLEFIHFGLTSQDINNTAIPRLLDDALNMVVEPTYRQIYIKLQELASRWQDIPMLARTHGQPASPTRLGKELLVFCERLEKQLFMLEDIPVSAKFGGATGNFNAHAVAYPDIDWKRFGNQFCNRLGLQRSQQTTQIEHYDMLAATLDAYKRLNNILIDLDRDIWTYVSMNYFKQKIKAGEVGSSAMPHKVNPIDFENSEGNLGIANALFEHLAAKLPISRLQRDLTDSTVLRNLGVPFAHSVIALKALLKGLNKLELNEAALKADLNENWAVVAEAIQTILRREGYPKPYEALKDLTRTNEKITEQTIQRFINDLNVEESVKEELRKITPFNYTGL, from the coding sequence ATGCAACTTTCTGCACTGACAGCCCTATCTCCTATCGACGGTCGTTACCGCGCTCAGATTGAATCTCTGGCCCCCTATTTTTCGGAATGGGGATTGATTCGCTACCGAATCCAGATTGAAATTGAATATTTTATCGAGCTTTGCGAGATTCCATTGCCGCAATTGAAGGGCATTGATCACGCGATTTTTCCGACCCTTCGCGGCTTGTACGAAAATTTTTCGGAGAATGACGCGCTGCGAATTAAAGAAATTGAACGTGTAACCAACCACGACGTAAAGGCCGTTGAGTACTTTATTAAGGAAAAACTAGCTGACCTGAATATTTCTGAATACCTGGAATTTATTCACTTTGGACTGACCTCGCAGGATATTAACAATACGGCTATTCCTCGGTTACTGGACGACGCCCTGAACATGGTCGTTGAGCCTACGTATCGGCAGATTTACATCAAATTACAGGAATTGGCCAGTCGCTGGCAGGACATTCCGATGCTGGCCCGTACGCATGGTCAGCCAGCCTCGCCCACGCGTTTGGGGAAAGAATTGCTGGTTTTTTGCGAGCGTCTGGAGAAACAGTTATTCATGCTCGAAGATATTCCGGTATCGGCCAAATTTGGCGGCGCAACGGGGAATTTCAACGCACATGCCGTTGCTTATCCGGATATCGACTGGAAACGCTTTGGCAACCAGTTTTGTAATCGGCTGGGGCTTCAACGCAGCCAGCAAACTACGCAGATTGAGCATTACGACATGCTGGCGGCTACGCTGGATGCCTATAAACGGCTGAACAACATCCTGATCGATCTGGACCGTGACATCTGGACGTATGTCTCGATGAATTACTTCAAACAGAAAATCAAAGCGGGTGAAGTAGGTTCTTCGGCCATGCCGCATAAAGTCAACCCGATTGATTTTGAAAATTCGGAAGGTAACCTTGGCATTGCAAACGCCCTTTTCGAGCACCTGGCCGCCAAGCTTCCTATCTCCCGCTTGCAACGCGATCTAACGGATTCGACGGTGCTGCGGAACCTGGGCGTGCCGTTTGCCCACTCGGTTATTGCCCTAAAGGCGCTGCTGAAGGGACTGAATAAATTGGAGTTGAACGAAGCTGCCCTGAAAGCAGATCTGAATGAAAACTGGGCGGTAGTAGCCGAAGCCATTCAAACCATTTTGCGGCGCGAAGGCTATCCAAAACCCTACGAAGCCCTTAAAGATTTAACGCGCACCAACGAGAAAATTACGGAGCAGACCATCCAGCGTTTCATCAATGATCTGAACGTTGAAGAGTCTGTTAAAGAAGAACTTCGGAAAATAACGCCGTTCAATTATACCGGCCTTTGA
- a CDS encoding MIP/aquaporin family protein: MQPSPFLGELVGTIVLLLLGNGVVANVVLRQTKGENSGWMVITTGWAFAVTMGIFVAKAFGSIDAHLNPAVTVAFAVATDDYSHVIPYISAQLIGAFLGAILVWLYYLPHWRVTPDASAKLAVFATGPAIRNPGANFISEVVGTLALIIGLAGISSKSLGEMAIGVGPYMVGILVWSIGLSLGGTTGYAINPARDFGPRIAHVLLPIPGKGSSDWGYAWIPAIAPLVGGAIGGLLIRLFTL, encoded by the coding sequence ATGCAGCCTTCTCCGTTTCTCGGTGAATTGGTCGGTACGATTGTACTTTTATTATTAGGAAATGGCGTAGTAGCCAATGTGGTTCTCCGGCAGACAAAAGGCGAAAACAGCGGCTGGATGGTCATCACCACCGGTTGGGCTTTTGCCGTCACGATGGGTATTTTTGTGGCCAAGGCTTTTGGAAGCATTGATGCGCACTTGAATCCAGCGGTTACGGTAGCCTTTGCGGTAGCTACCGACGACTACAGCCATGTTATTCCTTATATTTCTGCGCAACTTATCGGCGCTTTTTTGGGCGCTATTCTAGTCTGGCTCTATTACCTGCCACACTGGCGCGTTACACCGGATGCCAGCGCCAAGCTAGCCGTTTTCGCTACAGGCCCCGCTATTCGTAATCCCGGTGCCAATTTTATCAGTGAGGTTGTCGGGACACTGGCCCTCATTATCGGACTGGCTGGAATTTCCTCAAAATCGCTCGGTGAAATGGCCATTGGCGTAGGTCCTTATATGGTCGGGATACTGGTTTGGAGCATCGGCCTTTCGCTGGGGGGGACAACGGGTTATGCCATCAATCCTGCCCGGGATTTTGGGCCGCGTATAGCGCATGTACTGCTACCCATTCCGGGAAAAGGTTCTTCTGATTGGGGGTACGCCTGGATTCCGGCGATTGCTCCCCTGGTCGGTGGAGCAATCGGGGGCCTCTTGATTCGCCTGTTTACGTTGTGA
- a CDS encoding phytoene desaturase family protein: MPKKVIVIGAGFAGLSVATSLADKGYEVTIVEKNSMPGGRARLFQADGFTFDMGPSWYWMPDVFETYFARFGKKPSDYYNLVRLDPSYSVIFGPDEAVHLPANLEKLKTLFDSIEAGAGQRLMDFLEQAAYKYDVGINKFVWKPSRHLSEFVSLKLLADVMRLDVFQSFASHVRKYFHHDRLLQLMEFPILFLGATPENTPAMYSLMNYAEIALGTWYPMGGMHEIVKAMVSLAEEKGVKIRLNQTVEKIEVSQGAARRVKTSTDSFDADVVVAGADYQHVDSKILEPAFRNYDDKYWNSRVMAPSSLLFYLGVNQRVPKLQHHNLFFDEDFKLHAKEIYETPQWPSKPLFYVSAPSKTDPSVAPAGMENLFVLIPVAPDLEDSEAMREKYYNIVMERLETYTGLDIRNHLIYKKSYAHRDFIADYNAFRGNAYGLANTLKQTAILKPSLKNKRVNNLFYTGQLTVPGPGVPPSLISGLVVADEVAKEFALD, translated from the coding sequence ATGCCAAAAAAAGTAATTGTAATTGGGGCCGGGTTTGCCGGCCTTTCTGTGGCCACCAGTCTGGCAGACAAAGGGTATGAGGTTACAATAGTAGAAAAGAATAGCATGCCGGGGGGCCGGGCACGCTTGTTCCAGGCCGATGGGTTTACCTTTGATATGGGGCCAAGCTGGTACTGGATGCCTGATGTCTTCGAAACCTATTTTGCCCGCTTCGGCAAAAAACCATCCGATTATTACAACCTTGTCCGCCTGGATCCTTCTTATTCCGTCATTTTTGGTCCGGATGAAGCCGTCCATTTGCCCGCTAACCTAGAGAAGCTAAAAACCCTGTTTGACTCTATAGAAGCTGGAGCAGGTCAACGGCTAATGGATTTTCTGGAACAGGCTGCTTATAAATACGATGTAGGCATTAACAAGTTTGTCTGGAAACCAAGCCGCCACCTCAGCGAATTTGTTAGCTTAAAGCTGTTAGCCGATGTGATGCGGCTGGATGTTTTTCAGTCATTTGCCAGCCATGTCCGGAAATATTTCCACCATGACCGACTGTTACAGTTGATGGAGTTCCCGATTCTCTTTTTGGGAGCCACGCCCGAGAATACGCCCGCCATGTACAGCCTGATGAATTATGCCGAAATAGCCTTGGGAACCTGGTATCCAATGGGTGGCATGCACGAAATCGTCAAAGCGATGGTTTCACTGGCGGAAGAAAAAGGCGTTAAAATTCGGCTTAATCAAACGGTCGAAAAAATTGAAGTCAGTCAGGGGGCCGCTCGTCGCGTGAAAACCAGCACAGATTCGTTCGATGCCGATGTTGTAGTTGCAGGCGCTGACTACCAGCATGTTGATAGCAAAATACTCGAGCCTGCTTTTCGCAACTACGACGATAAGTATTGGAACAGCCGCGTTATGGCTCCTTCTTCTCTACTTTTTTACCTCGGAGTAAATCAAAGGGTGCCCAAGTTACAACACCACAATTTGTTCTTCGACGAGGATTTTAAACTGCACGCCAAGGAAATCTACGAAACCCCCCAATGGCCGTCAAAACCGCTCTTCTACGTATCCGCTCCGTCAAAGACAGATCCGAGTGTAGCACCAGCGGGCATGGAGAATTTGTTCGTTTTAATCCCTGTTGCTCCCGATCTGGAAGACTCCGAAGCGATGCGTGAAAAATATTACAATATCGTGATGGAGCGTCTGGAAACGTATACGGGTCTGGACATTCGTAATCATTTGATTTATAAAAAAAGCTATGCTCATCGAGATTTCATAGCTGATTATAACGCCTTCAGAGGAAATGCCTACGGGTTGGCCAATACCCTAAAACAGACGGCAATTTTAAAACCTAGCCTAAAGAACAAAAGGGTAAACAACTTGTTCTATACGGGTCAATTGACAGTTCCAGGCCCCGGTGTTCCACCTTCATTGATCTCAGGACTGGTAGTCGCGGATGAGGTAGCGAAAGAGTTTGCTTTAGACTAA
- a CDS encoding 3'-5' exonuclease → MTHQLKLKKPLAFFDLETTGIEVMKDRIVEISIAKAMPGGDVIIKTHKVNPTIPIPLESSLIHGIYDEDVKDCPTFKSIARNLAQFLDGCDLAGYNSNRFDIPLLVEEFLRANVDFDLKNRRSIDVQRIYHFMEPRTLVAAYRFFCGKSLENAHSAEADTLATAEVLDAMVKRYEGQTVRDERGNEIVISNDVEVLNKIMINNNVDLRGHMIYNNDGQEIFNFGKHKGRLVMDVLKKEPSFYDWLIKGEFPLDTKRKLTEIKLRMFNQR, encoded by the coding sequence ATGACGCATCAGCTCAAACTCAAAAAGCCACTGGCTTTCTTCGATCTCGAAACAACGGGCATTGAAGTTATGAAGGATCGGATTGTCGAAATATCCATTGCGAAAGCGATGCCGGGAGGCGATGTGATTATAAAAACACATAAAGTCAATCCTACCATTCCTATTCCGCTGGAGTCGAGCTTGATTCATGGCATTTACGACGAAGATGTAAAAGATTGCCCGACCTTCAAGTCGATTGCCCGCAACCTGGCCCAATTTCTGGACGGCTGCGATCTGGCTGGCTACAACTCCAACCGATTCGACATTCCGTTGCTGGTAGAAGAGTTTTTGCGGGCCAACGTCGATTTTGACCTGAAAAACCGGAGATCCATTGATGTCCAGCGCATTTATCACTTCATGGAGCCACGCACGCTGGTGGCTGCGTACCGTTTCTTCTGCGGAAAATCGTTGGAAAACGCGCACAGTGCGGAGGCCGATACGCTGGCTACCGCCGAAGTGCTGGATGCCATGGTAAAACGCTATGAAGGCCAGACAGTGCGCGATGAGCGGGGCAACGAAATCGTAATCAGCAACGATGTCGAAGTGCTGAATAAAATCATGATTAACAACAATGTGGACCTGCGGGGACACATGATTTACAACAACGACGGCCAGGAGATTTTTAACTTTGGAAAGCACAAAGGCCGTCTGGTCATGGATGTTCTGAAAAAAGAACCATCCTTCTACGACTGGCTGATTAAAGGCGAATTTCCGCTGGATACCAAGCGAAAACTGACCGAGATTAAGCTACGGATGTTCAACCAGCGGTGA
- the nuoK gene encoding NADH-quinone oxidoreductase subunit NuoK, translating into MQPTQMPVQVPEVIQLIDLKYYLIISTALFVIGIIGVLTRRNAIIIFMSIELMLNAVNLLLIAFSSYRSDPTGQVFVFFIMAVAAAEVAVGLAIIVMIYRNIRSIDVGVLDKLKW; encoded by the coding sequence ATGCAACCAACGCAAATGCCTGTTCAAGTACCGGAAGTTATTCAGCTTATAGATCTGAAATACTACCTCATTATCAGTACTGCCTTATTTGTCATTGGCATCATTGGCGTACTAACCCGGCGAAACGCTATCATTATCTTCATGTCGATTGAGCTGATGCTTAATGCCGTCAACCTGCTTCTGATTGCCTTTTCGTCGTATCGATCCGACCCAACCGGCCAGGTTTTTGTCTTTTTTATTATGGCCGTGGCCGCCGCTGAAGTGGCCGTCGGATTAGCGATTATTGTTATGATCTACCGAAATATCCGGTCGATTGATGTAGGTGTACTGGATAAACTCAAGTGGTGA
- the proC gene encoding pyrroline-5-carboxylate reductase, translating to MKVAIVGCGNMGMAFAKSFLQYNLVRKEDLLLIEKSAGRSETLKAEKAGVVVDTISPRVSEAELIILSVKPQDFASVQDALREVVQPKQVVLSIMAGIPIALIQERLDHKLVIRAMPNTPAMLGMGITGFTAAPEVDFNNLRKVENLINATGRSIFLEDEAMLDAVTALSGSGPAYFYYLVKAMVEAGKQMGFEDAVASLLVKQTMLGAFHLINTADQSLDELIKAVASKGGTTEAALKTFEEGMLADTLIAGIKAAQVRATELSKG from the coding sequence ATGAAAGTAGCCATTGTCGGTTGTGGAAATATGGGGATGGCCTTCGCCAAATCGTTTCTGCAATATAATCTGGTTCGGAAAGAAGATTTGCTGTTAATCGAGAAAAGCGCAGGTCGCTCCGAAACCTTGAAAGCGGAAAAAGCGGGTGTTGTTGTGGATACGATCAGCCCACGCGTTTCAGAAGCAGAACTAATTATTTTGTCCGTAAAGCCGCAGGATTTTGCAAGTGTTCAGGACGCTTTGCGCGAGGTTGTGCAGCCTAAACAGGTTGTTTTATCCATTATGGCTGGGATTCCGATTGCGCTGATTCAGGAGCGGTTGGATCATAAACTGGTTATTCGGGCAATGCCTAATACACCGGCCATGCTGGGAATGGGTATCACCGGCTTTACGGCGGCCCCAGAGGTAGATTTCAATAACTTACGCAAGGTTGAAAACCTGATCAATGCAACCGGACGATCTATTTTTCTAGAGGATGAAGCGATGCTGGATGCTGTGACTGCGCTGAGTGGTAGTGGACCGGCTTATTTTTACTACCTGGTAAAGGCGATGGTCGAGGCCGGAAAACAGATGGGATTTGAGGATGCTGTGGCGTCTTTGCTCGTTAAACAGACCATGCTAGGTGCTTTTCACCTGATTAATACGGCCGATCAATCGCTGGATGAACTTATCAAAGCCGTTGCTTCGAAGGGTGGAACGACCGAAGCTGCGTTAAAGACTTTTGAAGAAGGTATGCTGGCCGACACGCTGATTGCCGGGATAAAGGCCGCCCAGGTTCGGGCTACCGAACTGTCGAAGGGTTAA
- a CDS encoding phytoene/squalene synthase family protein has product MMDLFNQTSLECSKLITECYSTSFTLGIKTLDRKFHLPIYAVYGFVRYADEIVDTFYDHDQKYLLDKFRADTYEALNEGISLNPILQAFQLIAKKYKIERELIDAFLKSMEMDLYFSQYNSDGYEEYIYGSAEVVGLMCLRVFCEGNEEMYERLKEPARKLGSAFQKVNFLRDIKSDYVDRGRVYFPGVDFNDFGKGAKQLIEEDIERDFDEAYIGVMNLPRGARMGVHLAYTYYRTLFNKIKEIPASRIQQVRVRVPDLKKMALLAQTYVMFRLNVM; this is encoded by the coding sequence ATGATGGATTTATTTAACCAAACCTCTCTGGAGTGTAGCAAACTTATTACAGAGTGTTACAGCACCTCGTTTACGCTAGGGATTAAAACCCTGGATCGTAAATTTCACCTCCCAATTTATGCCGTCTATGGCTTTGTACGTTACGCCGATGAGATTGTAGATACGTTTTATGATCATGATCAGAAATATCTGCTGGATAAATTCAGAGCGGATACATACGAAGCACTTAACGAAGGAATCAGCTTAAATCCTATTTTGCAAGCCTTCCAGTTGATCGCTAAAAAGTATAAAATCGAGCGGGAACTGATCGATGCTTTTCTAAAAAGCATGGAAATGGATTTGTACTTTAGCCAGTATAACTCCGATGGGTACGAAGAATACATTTATGGTTCTGCGGAAGTAGTTGGCCTGATGTGTCTGCGGGTTTTCTGCGAGGGCAATGAAGAAATGTACGAGCGCTTGAAGGAGCCAGCCCGTAAATTAGGTTCTGCGTTTCAGAAGGTTAATTTTCTACGGGATATAAAAAGTGATTACGTAGATCGAGGCCGGGTATATTTTCCGGGCGTTGATTTCAACGATTTCGGTAAAGGGGCTAAACAGCTTATTGAGGAAGATATTGAACGGGATTTCGACGAAGCCTACATAGGCGTAATGAATCTGCCCCGTGGTGCGCGTATGGGCGTGCATCTGGCGTACACCTATTACCGCACACTTTTTAACAAAATCAAAGAAATTCCCGCTTCCCGAATCCAGCAGGTCCGCGTTCGGGTACCTGATTTGAAAAAAATGGCTTTATTGGCTCAAACCTACGTTATGTTTCGGCTAAATGTAATGTAG
- a CDS encoding AhpC/TSA family protein produces the protein MNYTVKAAGRMLTGLALNAVFVLSALAQDNQSFTVKGTVKNSKPGAKAYLETVQPVRKVDSVQIGENGQFSLSAKEPNGGSFYQLNLGNQQRIGLLAEGGETLDVTADITGKKSEVKGSKNMEYYQKILEMEADMTEKGKNWQKQYSEASQKGDTKKMTQIEQESATASQKAVASIKELMPGMGTSLIAVIAIKYLSPEEDFTVYESLAKRLEAEKTTSKQKLAFVDYVNKIKGVMVGSAAPDIILNSPDGKPVSLSSLRGKYVLIDFWASWCGPCRMENPNVVRMYNKFKDKGFTIYGVSLDREKESWVKAIQKDGLPWTHVSDLKFWQSEAAQQYGVQAIPATFLLDKEGRIVAKNLRGEALEKKLEEVLEAK, from the coding sequence ATGAACTACACAGTAAAAGCAGCTGGTCGAATGCTGACCGGACTAGCGTTAAATGCGGTTTTTGTACTGTCTGCTTTGGCCCAGGACAATCAGAGCTTCACGGTAAAAGGAACGGTTAAAAATAGCAAACCGGGGGCAAAAGCCTATCTGGAAACCGTTCAGCCCGTTCGAAAGGTAGATTCGGTGCAAATCGGTGAAAATGGTCAGTTTAGTTTGAGCGCCAAAGAACCCAATGGCGGCAGCTTTTACCAGCTGAACTTGGGAAATCAGCAGCGCATTGGTTTGCTGGCTGAAGGAGGCGAAACACTAGACGTAACGGCCGATATCACGGGGAAAAAATCGGAAGTGAAAGGCTCTAAAAACATGGAGTATTACCAGAAAATACTCGAAATGGAAGCCGACATGACCGAAAAAGGCAAAAACTGGCAAAAGCAATATTCCGAAGCGAGTCAGAAAGGTGATACCAAGAAAATGACTCAGATTGAGCAGGAGTCAGCGACCGCCAGTCAGAAAGCAGTTGCTTCCATCAAGGAGCTAATGCCTGGTATGGGCACTTCGCTGATTGCCGTCATTGCCATTAAATACCTAAGCCCTGAGGAAGATTTTACGGTTTATGAATCCCTGGCGAAACGGCTGGAAGCAGAAAAAACAACCAGCAAGCAAAAACTCGCCTTTGTTGACTACGTCAATAAAATAAAAGGAGTGATGGTAGGATCTGCCGCTCCCGATATCATTCTCAATAGTCCAGACGGAAAGCCCGTTAGCTTATCATCGCTGCGCGGAAAATATGTTCTGATTGACTTCTGGGCTTCGTGGTGCGGACCTTGCCGGATGGAGAACCCCAATGTTGTACGGATGTATAACAAGTTCAAAGACAAGGGATTTACTATTTATGGCGTTTCGCTGGACCGGGAAAAAGAAAGTTGGGTAAAAGCCATCCAGAAAGACGGCTTGCCCTGGACCCACGTCTCCGACCTAAAATTCTGGCAATCCGAAGCAGCGCAGCAGTACGGTGTGCAAGCGATTCCAGCTACGTTCCTGCTGGACAAAGAAGGCCGGATTGTTGCTAAAAATCTTCGTGGTGAAGCTTTGGAGAAAAAGCTGGAGGAAGTGCTGGAAGCAAAATAA